A stretch of the Streptomyces sp. NBC_01428 genome encodes the following:
- a CDS encoding L,D-transpeptidase — MIGALTLTACGGDASADTTSGKDGKGGGNSARTSTARIVISAKDGSTSASINATGVKVSHGRLTDVKMTVAGAGTAVPGAIAADGGSWKPKEQLERGTKYQISATAKDADGRTAAANSIFTTVSSGNSFIGTYTPDDGSTVGVGMPVSFTFDKAIGDRKTVQSHIRVTSSTGQQVVGHWFGTQRLDFRPETYWKAGSKVTMKIDLDGVEGADGVYGVQKKTVAFTVGRSQVSTVDVNTQTMTVVRDGKTVKSVPISAGSPEHTTYNGQMVISEKFERTRMNGSTVGYGGEYDIPDVPHAMRLTSSGTFIHGNYWYSRGNAPFGRQGTSHGCVGLADEQGTQGATPAKWFFDNSLVGDVVTVKNSPDKTVAPDNGLNGWNMSWSAWTAGSAL; from the coding sequence ATGATCGGCGCTCTCACCCTCACCGCCTGCGGCGGCGACGCCAGCGCCGACACCACCAGCGGCAAGGACGGCAAGGGCGGCGGGAACTCCGCCCGGACGTCCACGGCACGGATCGTCATCTCGGCGAAGGACGGCTCGACGAGCGCGTCCATCAACGCGACGGGCGTGAAGGTGAGCCACGGCAGGCTGACCGACGTGAAGATGACGGTCGCCGGAGCCGGGACGGCCGTGCCGGGGGCGATCGCGGCGGACGGCGGCTCCTGGAAGCCGAAGGAGCAGCTGGAGCGGGGCACGAAGTACCAGATCTCGGCGACGGCGAAGGACGCCGACGGGCGGACCGCGGCGGCCAACTCCATCTTCACCACGGTCTCTTCGGGCAACAGCTTCATCGGCACGTACACGCCGGACGACGGCTCCACGGTCGGGGTCGGCATGCCGGTGTCGTTCACCTTCGACAAGGCGATCGGCGACAGGAAGACCGTCCAGTCGCACATCAGGGTCACCTCCAGCACCGGCCAGCAGGTCGTGGGCCACTGGTTCGGGACGCAGCGCCTCGACTTCCGGCCCGAGACGTACTGGAAGGCCGGCTCCAAGGTCACGATGAAGATCGACCTGGACGGCGTCGAGGGCGCCGACGGCGTCTACGGGGTGCAGAAGAAGACCGTCGCCTTCACCGTCGGCCGCTCCCAGGTCTCCACGGTCGACGTGAACACCCAGACGATGACGGTCGTGCGGGACGGGAAGACCGTCAAGAGCGTGCCGATCTCGGCGGGCAGCCCCGAGCACACCACGTACAACGGGCAGATGGTGATCTCGGAGAAGTTCGAGCGGACGCGGATGAACGGTTCGACGGTCGGATACGGCGGCGAGTACGACATCCCCGACGTGCCGCACGCGATGCGTCTGACGTCGTCGGGGACGTTCATCCACGGCAACTACTGGTACAGCCGCGGGAACGCGCCCTTCGGCCGGCAGGGCACCAGCCACGGTTGTGTCGGCCTCGCCGACGAGCAGGGCACGCAGGGCGCCACCCCCGCCAAGTGGTTCTTCGACAACTCGCTCGTCGGGGACGTCGTGACGGTCAAGAACTCGCCCGACAAGACGGTCGCGCCGGACAACGGGCTCAACGGCTGGAACATGTCGTGGAGTGCCTGGACCGCCGGAAGTGCCCTCTGA
- a CDS encoding P1 family peptidase, producing the protein MTVDALTDVAGLRVGHATRTGDGWLTGTTVVLTPEGGAIAAVDVRGGGPGTKETDALDPRNLVQKVEAVVLTGGSAYGLDAASGVMAWLEERGRGVRVGPDPLHVVPVVPAACVFDLGRGGSFRCRPDAATGRAAVEAADASEPGAEVPEGGVGAGTGAVVGEIKGGVGTASVVLESGITVGALVVANAAGSAVEPVTGALYGELTVGRAEYPAGSVHEAARRRLAETAARNAPPPLNTTLAVVATDADLTRAQAQKLAGTAHDGIARAVRPVHLLNDGDTVFALATGARALDAGNPLALNEILAAGADLVTRAIVRAVRAAGPVEGPGGVWPSYEELYGRG; encoded by the coding sequence ATGACAGTTGACGCTCTGACGGATGTGGCCGGTCTGCGGGTGGGGCACGCGACGCGTACCGGCGACGGGTGGCTCACGGGGACGACGGTCGTGCTCACCCCCGAAGGCGGTGCGATCGCCGCCGTGGACGTGCGGGGCGGCGGGCCCGGCACCAAGGAGACCGACGCGCTCGATCCCCGCAACCTCGTGCAGAAGGTCGAGGCGGTGGTGCTGACCGGCGGCAGCGCCTACGGGCTGGACGCGGCCTCGGGCGTGATGGCCTGGCTGGAGGAGCGGGGGCGCGGGGTACGGGTGGGCCCCGACCCGCTGCACGTCGTCCCGGTCGTGCCCGCCGCCTGCGTCTTCGACCTGGGCCGGGGCGGGAGCTTCCGGTGCCGGCCGGACGCCGCCACCGGTCGGGCCGCGGTCGAGGCGGCCGACGCGAGCGAGCCGGGCGCCGAGGTGCCCGAGGGAGGGGTGGGTGCCGGAACAGGAGCGGTGGTCGGGGAGATCAAGGGCGGGGTCGGAACGGCGAGCGTCGTGCTGGAGTCCGGGATCACGGTCGGCGCGCTGGTGGTGGCCAACGCGGCGGGCTCGGCGGTGGAACCGGTGACGGGCGCGCTGTACGGGGAGTTGACGGTGGGACGTGCGGAGTATCCGGCCGGGTCGGTGCACGAGGCCGCTCGGCGGCGGCTCGCGGAGACCGCGGCGAGGAACGCGCCGCCGCCGCTGAACACCACCCTGGCCGTGGTCGCGACCGACGCCGATCTGACGCGCGCGCAGGCGCAGAAGCTCGCGGGCACGGCGCACGACGGGATCGCGCGCGCCGTACGCCCGGTGCATCTGCTGAACGACGGGGACACGGTGTTCGCGCTGGCCACGGGCGCGCGGGCGCTCGACGCCGGGAACCCGCTCGCGTTGAACGAGATCCTGGCGGCGGGCGCGGACCTGGTGACGCGCGCCATCGTGCGGGCCGTGCGCGCCGCCGGTCCGGTGGAGGGGCCGGGCGGCGTGTGGCCGTCGTACGAGGAGCTCTATGGGAGGGGGTAG
- a CDS encoding low temperature requirement protein A yields MTSRSTPEPTAAARPAGRRPLRRMTARGRDEAHRVASPLELFFDLCFVVAISQAGAELVHAVAEGHAGKGILNYAMVFFAIWWAWMNFSWFASAYDNDDVLYRVVTLVQIAGVLVLAAGVSKAFESHDFLVVWIGYVIMRLAMIAQWLRVARSTEGAERTMALRYAGGVLLCQVGWLGLLFTPEGALPWVFLVVVIAELCVPLFAEKDYSTSWHPHHISERYGLFTIIVLGETIAAATVAVKSAVDEHDALGELLPIAAGGLLIVFAAWWIYFVVPIHGHLRTSGQAFLWGYGHYLIFASAAAIGAGLEVAVEQAVGTAHVSTLAASAAVTLPTALYFLAVWVLHSRYFKVGIGQQLVLPTTALLIILCTFLGDWAVPAAGIVAALAVAVGVVLTARMVTREAPVDAGA; encoded by the coding sequence ATGACCTCCCGTTCCACTCCCGAGCCCACCGCGGCGGCACGGCCCGCGGGCCGTCGGCCCCTGCGCAGAATGACCGCCCGCGGGCGCGACGAGGCCCACCGGGTGGCGTCACCGCTGGAGCTCTTCTTCGACCTGTGCTTCGTGGTGGCCATCTCCCAGGCCGGCGCCGAGCTGGTGCACGCCGTGGCCGAGGGACACGCGGGCAAGGGCATCCTCAACTACGCGATGGTCTTCTTCGCCATCTGGTGGGCGTGGATGAACTTCAGCTGGTTCGCGTCGGCGTACGACAACGACGACGTGCTCTACCGGGTCGTCACGCTGGTGCAGATCGCGGGCGTGCTGGTGCTGGCCGCCGGGGTGTCGAAGGCGTTCGAGAGCCATGACTTCCTGGTCGTCTGGATCGGCTACGTGATCATGCGGCTGGCGATGATCGCCCAGTGGCTGCGGGTGGCGCGCTCCACGGAGGGCGCCGAGAGAACGATGGCGCTGCGCTACGCGGGCGGCGTGCTGCTCTGCCAGGTCGGCTGGCTCGGTCTGCTGTTCACGCCCGAGGGAGCCCTGCCGTGGGTGTTCCTGGTCGTGGTGATCGCCGAGCTGTGCGTGCCGCTGTTCGCGGAGAAGGACTACTCGACGTCCTGGCACCCGCACCACATCTCCGAGCGCTACGGGCTGTTCACGATCATCGTGCTGGGCGAGACGATCGCCGCGGCCACGGTCGCGGTGAAGTCGGCGGTGGACGAGCACGACGCCCTCGGCGAGTTGCTGCCGATCGCGGCGGGCGGGCTGCTGATCGTGTTCGCCGCCTGGTGGATCTACTTCGTGGTCCCGATCCACGGACACCTGCGGACCAGCGGACAGGCGTTCCTGTGGGGGTACGGGCACTATCTGATCTTCGCGTCGGCCGCCGCGATCGGCGCCGGCCTGGAGGTCGCGGTCGAGCAGGCGGTGGGCACGGCACACGTCTCGACCCTCGCGGCGTCCGCCGCCGTGACCCTGCCGACCGCGCTGTACTTCCTCGCCGTGTGGGTGCTGCACTCGCGCTACTTCAAGGTGGGCATCGGTCAGCAGCTCGTCCTGCCGACCACCGCCCTGCTGATCATCCTGTGCACGTTCCTCGGCGACTGGGCGGTGCCCGCCGCGGGGATCGTCGCGGCGCTGGCCGTGGCGGTGGGTGTGGTGCTGACGGCACGGATGGTGACGCGGGAGGCGCCGGTGGACGCGGGCGCGTAG
- the mscL gene encoding large conductance mechanosensitive channel protein MscL, whose protein sequence is MSDKQQPGVWEGFKAFLMRGNVIDLAVAVVIGAAFTNIVNSVVKGIINPVVGAIGTKNLDNYSSCLQSPCRGTGDTAEGIRIMWGSVLGATLSFVITAAVVYFLMVLPMAKFLARQAARQKAKENTKEVMDVTELEVLKEIRDALVAQRGNGHRES, encoded by the coding sequence GTGAGCGACAAGCAGCAGCCCGGCGTCTGGGAGGGCTTCAAGGCCTTCCTGATGCGCGGCAACGTGATCGACCTGGCCGTCGCGGTGGTCATCGGCGCGGCCTTCACCAACATCGTCAACTCCGTGGTGAAGGGCATCATCAACCCGGTGGTCGGGGCGATCGGGACGAAGAACCTCGACAACTACAGCTCGTGCCTGCAGAGCCCGTGTCGCGGAACCGGCGACACCGCCGAGGGCATCCGCATCATGTGGGGTTCGGTGCTGGGCGCCACGCTCAGCTTCGTGATCACGGCCGCCGTCGTGTACTTCCTGATGGTGCTGCCCATGGCCAAGTTCCTGGCCCGGCAGGCCGCCCGCCAGAAGGCGAAGGAGAACACCAAGGAGGTCATGGACGTGACCGAGCTGGAGGTGCTCAAGGAGATCCGCGACGCGCTGGTCGCCCAGCGGGGGAACGGCCACCGCGAAAGCTGA